Part of the Plasmodium malariae genome assembly, chromosome: 9 genome is shown below.
TGAACAGGGTGAAGAAGCTGACGCAGGAGGAGAAACAAAAATAGAAAGAATGGAGAAAAACGCAGAAACAGGAGGAAAGGTTGAAGACGTAGAAACTGCAGTACAAGGAGGAGAAGACGAAACAGGTGAACTGGGGGACGAAGAAGAAACGGGGAAAACGGGAGGAACAACAAGTGCGAGAAATATGGGAAAATCTCAGccgaaggaaaaaaaagctaaaagcaaaaatgacgaaaagaaaacaaataaaagaaaagagatGAGTAACAAAAACGAAGAAACGGATAAAACagctagaaaaaaaaaaaaataaataaattgtgaccttttattttttattttattttattttttttctataaatgtAACGCACACATAGAGGGACTAAcacttatatgtatatgtaaccATATGTGTGttagttttttttcctttttttgatattatatggatatataaatacgtacGTGCATGTAAATGAGTACGACTGTATAAatacgtatgtatttatatatatatatatatatatacacataattatttacaacAAAACAacctttaaaatatgtttattattcccaatttttttttaattttttagttttgCGATATAAAGGAACGCAAGCATCCCAACTGAACAGCTGCCTCAATTTTGTATGttcacaaaataataaaactagatgaaatttatttgtgtttattttaattttttttttttttttttacactcAGTGGTTGATAAttgtacaatatatatattttcataaattttttaacgaATTTGTAAGTAgtttaaacaaaatagatacaaacattaattattttatacgCAGATATGACGAGCACACACATGTGCCTGCCTCATGAACGTACGCAACAACGACGTCTCTAtacaatttttcaaaaaatgcaTATCATTAAAAAGGAGCATgctcattaaaaaaaaggaatttcCTTAAAAGGAAGGAAAATCATTAAAAAGGCACAAGTTcattgaaaaaaaggaatttcattaaaataagagaatctcattaaaaaaaaaaagatattaaaacaaacgaatgtaattaaaaaaaaaatatggttacttcaaaaatactattttttatttaaaaaaaatttatttaaatttttttttttttcgttgttACGACTCCGTATTTAAAAGACGAGAATTATTGGTTatcatatttgtatattaaacGAATTTGCAAATAGGTTCTTTCCTTTtcaataaatgtacataGTTGTAGGCATGttatcatcttttttttttattcgcTTAATTATAAGGAATGCTAATACATTAAACCACATACCACAATTAGATGAAATATGCACTTCATCAATCACCTTCCACCCCTTACTCtctttgtttctttttctttttcattttcttttctttctttttcattttcttatttttccttttaccctttttattcctttctgctttttttttttttactcctGCAATTTCTTTATCGTCCCCGTTTTTAGCTTTTTCTTCagttatttttcttttaatgtCAAGACTATCATCAATATTTGTACGTTcaactttttcctttttacatatttccTTCTCTCTTATTTTAACATGTTTTTTCTCCTTATAACTAATGGACcaatttttcttctcttcCGATTCAAGTGATGAGAGTTTTTCATATTCTGTGTTTACCACAGTGCTACTCTTTTTTACAAAGATTGaatatttaacattttcatttttttctttctctaTTTTGTTCTCACATATCCCATTTGCACTGTAACCATTCGTCTTACTACTGGAATAGAGGTCGCTAACAGACGAGGCTATTTTCTTCGCACAGttattgtacatattttcCCACCACATTCCGTTCTTATCATTTTCCTTGCTTTCTTCATAACCCAGCTATGTTCAAAaccaaacaaaaaaaaaggagagtTGTAAAACTTAAAGCGTATGATATAAACGTAATACATAAACGTAAGACATAAGCGTAAAACATAGGCATAACAAATTGGCATAGCACTTAGCTGTCATACAAAGATGTAAAACATGCTGtgtgtaaataaataaacggacagtcattttgaaaaatagtatattcCACCTTGcgtatattctttttcttttttttttttcaaattaccCCGTGCtctccatattttttaattttcataatactGACATCGCCATTTTCGTGCTTGCCTAACCCCTTTcctcttaaaaaaaaaaaattcaaaaaaatcaaaaaaatacgtaacaaaatatgtattaaaagaagagatgaaattgttttttatgttttacatACTAAATGCTATAATCTTTtcaaacattttaaaaaagaaaaaaataaataaaagaaaaaaagtctTTTTATGCAGaagaaatatgaatatatacttGTGAATAGGTAATTCgtttttctctttatattttttcccttatGCTTACTTTTCCCACCCAAATTTTTGGAGAATATAATAACCAAATTTTGATTCCACCGGTTTAGACTGATTTTctaaataagcaaaaaaaaaaaaaaaaaaaaaaaaaaaagaaaaaagctGACTTCCTTTTTAAGTACAAAACCTAATATATGCTTTTAATGAATACGTGTGTACATAGAGTAcctcataaaatatatatcagttGAAATTGCACTTAATGGTGATAAGTGTTATTGATAtatcaacaaaaaaaaacatttcacAGATCATATTTTAAGGCAGCTAataattctattatatatgcaGGTACAATTTCATTTGGCATTTCTATCAAAACAGGAAACACCTAATTAGTCATTTATTACTTATCCGTTAATATTtgctttatttattcattcacgtatttatttatacatttgttcacttatttattcattcatttatttatttatttattttattatttttttgtacaaaACTTACGTATATCCCCTAATAGCTTTTCATAATACTTTTTCGACATGCTTTGTGGCAAAAGTTTTTCCCTTTAAGCACTAAATGGACTTACTTACGTACAtgcataatacatacatatatggaatggtattatgcatataaaatatatttattttttgcattacggaaagaaaagaaccttctttcaatttttacaaaattaacggaaaaattttaaagaaagaATTTACCTCATTTCAATAGGCATgttattcattaaatttaaaagtaCGTACTAccttattaaattaaaatggtAATGTGAAATTTGTAAAACCCCCTAATGcgaaaaaaacattaattttGCTTGCcccttaatatttttcttcatcatAATTACagggatatatataaataaatataaatatatatatatggtatgTTGTTAGCACGTAAGCGTGCGATATCCCTTTTGGTTTATCTGTTTTGttggattttttttttttttatttgttcactTAAATGCAActgtatacttatatatataaacctAAGAAAGGTT
Proteins encoded:
- the PmUG01_09019800 gene encoding conserved Plasmodium protein, unknown function → MSKKYYEKLLGDIQNQSKPVESKFGYYILQKFGWEKGKGLGKHENGDVSIMKIKKYGEHGLGYEESKENDKNGMWWENMYNNCAKKIASSVSDLYSSSKTNGYSANGICENKIEKEKNENVKYSIFVKKSSTVVNTEYEKLSSLESEEKKNWSISYKEKKHVKIREKEICKKEKVERTNIDDSLDIKRKITEEKAKNGDDKEIAGVKKKKAERNKKGKRKNKKMKKKEKKMKKKKKQRE